One stretch of Aquimarina sp. Aq107 DNA includes these proteins:
- a CDS encoding DUF4350 domain-containing protein, whose product MLTKKTKIFIIVIITLIGLLTFLEASEPEPINWFPSYAKTDKIPLGTFVSYNMIKETFNKSTLKDINKPPYEFLLDNDTISGTYFFVNGSVDFDSAELDRILNWVEKGNTLFVSSKSISSKLLDTLSIELDNLVSLDDISTQPMVELVNKKLKVEKPYHYDRDTYNPYFSEIDTTNATVLGLTQLYNDTLQIKDPKLNYIKQPFGQGEILLHSFPEAFGNYFMLSDNNYQYTQNLLSYIDFTKDILWDNHYKSGKTFYSSPLFFLLQNRYLKWAYYIMLLGVLLFVIFEGKRKQRSIPIIEPLKNQTLAFTRTISAMYFEKEKHKEIVEKQNLLFLDYVHHDLRIPTNTLDEKTLLDISARSNNDFEDTKALFTYFEELSRKRIITKEELIRLYNMISEFKNKS is encoded by the coding sequence TTGTTAACTAAAAAGACTAAAATATTCATTATTGTAATTATTACCTTAATAGGTCTACTTACCTTTTTAGAAGCAAGTGAACCAGAGCCTATAAATTGGTTCCCTAGCTATGCTAAAACAGATAAAATTCCTTTAGGCACTTTCGTTTCTTACAATATGATCAAAGAAACTTTTAATAAGAGTACATTAAAAGATATTAATAAACCACCATATGAATTCTTATTAGATAATGATACGATTAGTGGAACATACTTTTTTGTCAACGGTTCTGTAGATTTTGATAGCGCCGAACTGGATCGTATATTAAACTGGGTAGAAAAAGGAAATACGCTATTTGTATCTTCAAAATCTATTAGTAGTAAATTATTAGATACCTTATCTATTGAATTAGATAATCTAGTATCCTTAGATGATATATCTACACAACCGATGGTCGAATTAGTAAACAAAAAACTAAAAGTAGAAAAACCATATCATTATGATCGTGATACCTACAATCCATATTTTAGTGAAATAGATACTACAAATGCCACAGTTCTTGGACTTACCCAATTATACAATGACACATTGCAAATTAAGGATCCTAAGCTAAACTACATCAAACAACCTTTTGGCCAAGGTGAAATACTACTCCACTCTTTTCCAGAAGCTTTTGGTAACTACTTTATGTTATCCGATAATAATTATCAATACACCCAAAATCTATTGAGTTATATTGACTTTACAAAAGATATTCTTTGGGACAATCACTACAAATCTGGAAAAACATTTTACAGCTCTCCTTTATTTTTCTTATTACAAAACAGGTATCTAAAATGGGCATATTACATAATGCTCTTAGGGGTTTTACTCTTTGTAATTTTCGAAGGAAAAAGAAAACAAAGGAGTATCCCAATAATAGAACCTCTTAAAAATCAAACTTTGGCTTTTACTAGAACAATCAGTGCCATGTATTTTGAAAAAGAAAAGCATAAAGAAATAGTCGAAAAACAAAACCTTCTTTTTTTAGATTACGTTCATCACGACCTTAGAATACCCACAAATACTCTAGATGAAAAAACCTTACTAGATATTTCTGCAAGAAGTAACAATGATTTTGAAGATACCAAAGCATTGTTTACATATTTTGAGGAACTTAGTAGAAAAAGAATAATAACTAAAGAAGAATTAATTCGACTATATAATATGATTAGCGAATTTAAAAACAAATCATAA
- a CDS encoding peptidylprolyl isomerase, translating into MSLTRLILVLGFVSVFVFYSCEDTQSKKTKQPVVENEKDNSGQSTMTQKDSLKTTKKEKNNISKTTDKEPFKLANANMKEFLLQYGKENPETLVRISTKFGDIDIKLYKESPIHRANFIYLVKQKYFDETFFYRVAKGFVIQGGNSDRTQMAQKRHDIGDYTLPQEPIKGLKHNRGSVALSKQWVNNPSNRSTPYEFFIVIAKEGAPHLNGEHTIFGKVVKGMSVADKISNVPVDGSEWPKENIFIKAEVIQ; encoded by the coding sequence ATGTCATTAACCCGATTGATTTTAGTATTAGGTTTCGTTAGTGTTTTTGTATTCTATAGTTGTGAAGATACACAATCTAAAAAAACTAAACAGCCAGTTGTAGAAAATGAAAAAGACAATTCTGGGCAAAGTACTATGACTCAGAAAGATTCGCTAAAAACTACCAAAAAAGAAAAGAACAATATTTCTAAAACTACGGATAAAGAGCCATTTAAATTGGCCAATGCTAACATGAAAGAGTTTTTATTACAATATGGTAAAGAAAACCCAGAAACTTTAGTTCGTATTAGCACCAAATTTGGAGATATTGATATTAAACTTTATAAAGAATCTCCTATACATCGAGCTAACTTTATTTATCTAGTTAAACAAAAATATTTTGATGAGACTTTCTTTTATCGTGTTGCCAAAGGTTTTGTTATTCAAGGTGGAAATAGTGATCGTACTCAAATGGCTCAAAAGCGTCACGATATTGGAGATTATACATTACCCCAAGAACCAATAAAAGGTCTTAAACACAACAGAGGATCAGTGGCCTTATCAAAGCAATGGGTTAATAATCCTTCTAATCGTTCTACTCCATATGAGTTTTTTATTGTGATTGCCAAAGAAGGAGCTCCTCATCTGAATGGAGAACATACAATCTTTGGGAAGGTTGTAAAAGGTATGAGTGTGGCTGATAAAATCTCTAACGTTCCTGTAGATGGTAGCGAATGGCCTAAAGAAAATATATTTATAAAAGCAGAAGTAATTCAATAA
- a CDS encoding DUF4129 domain-containing protein — translation MKQLSYFLFLIIPFSISAKIQDSISVKQSEEIVYDLDSNKEIREFSSDKINEFRNEEDFNYTEYEEPDNIWTQFKRWIGQLWSRFLQWIFGVGEVTGFWAILFKLLPYLVIIGVLFLLGWLFMRVNPRDMLFEKQEAPQIILTEDEDIIQNQNIEQLIQQALKANNYRLAIRYYYLSVLKQLSENEFINWESQKTNTDYLKELTDNSLKNKFQNITRLYDFIWYGSFEINQTSFEQAEQKFKSITNSIRS, via the coding sequence TTGAAACAACTAAGCTACTTTCTTTTTTTAATTATACCATTTTCAATTTCTGCTAAGATACAGGACAGTATATCTGTAAAACAATCTGAAGAAATCGTTTATGATTTAGATTCTAATAAAGAAATTAGAGAATTTAGTTCTGATAAAATTAATGAGTTTCGCAATGAGGAAGATTTTAATTATACCGAATATGAGGAACCAGATAATATTTGGACACAATTTAAACGATGGATTGGACAATTATGGAGTCGATTTCTTCAATGGATATTTGGCGTAGGAGAAGTAACAGGTTTCTGGGCAATCCTATTTAAACTCTTACCCTATTTAGTTATCATTGGTGTATTATTTTTGTTAGGTTGGTTATTTATGAGAGTAAATCCAAGAGATATGCTTTTTGAAAAACAAGAAGCCCCCCAAATCATACTTACAGAAGATGAGGATATTATCCAAAACCAAAATATAGAACAATTAATACAGCAAGCACTAAAAGCTAATAACTACAGATTAGCTATCCGCTATTATTACCTATCTGTACTTAAACAATTATCAGAAAACGAATTCATAAACTGGGAATCTCAAAAAACAAATACGGATTATTTAAAAGAATTAACTGATAATTCACTAAAAAATAAGTTTCAAAATATCACGAGGTTATATGACTTTATCTGGTATGGGAGTTTTGAAATTAATCAAACATCGTTTGAACAAGCTGAACAAAAATTTAAATCGATTACTAATAGTATAAGATCCTAA
- a CDS encoding stage II sporulation protein M — MREAAFVKQNKDKWLKFESVLLNNAQITPDELSSLYIEITDHLSYARTFYPSSQTFNYLNGLASNAHQKIYKTKKEKKNRFYSFWVKEFPLEFYKYQRQLLIAFLISVLFTAIGAYSSATEGAFVRSILGDGYVNMTLENIENGDPMAVYKKMEETDMFLGITINNIRVALNCFILGILLGIGTIYMLMQNFIMLGSFQYFFYEKGLLWESARTIWIHGTIEISVIIIAGCAGLVVGNSILFPKTYTRLTSFVRGIKAGLKIVISTVPFFIIAGFLEGFVTRHTEMPDWLAIFIIASSLSLILFYYVIYPRQLYKKSISTDE, encoded by the coding sequence ATGCGTGAGGCGGCTTTTGTGAAGCAAAATAAAGATAAATGGTTAAAATTTGAAAGTGTTCTGCTTAATAATGCGCAAATTACTCCAGATGAACTCTCTAGTTTATATATTGAGATCACCGATCACTTGAGTTACGCAAGAACCTTTTACCCTAGTAGTCAAACATTTAACTATCTAAATGGGTTAGCTTCTAACGCTCATCAAAAAATATATAAAACTAAAAAAGAAAAAAAGAATCGATTTTATTCTTTTTGGGTTAAAGAATTCCCTCTGGAATTTTATAAGTACCAACGGCAACTCCTCATTGCCTTTTTAATTTCGGTACTTTTTACTGCTATTGGAGCTTATTCTTCGGCAACTGAGGGAGCATTTGTAAGGTCAATCTTAGGTGATGGTTATGTAAATATGACCCTAGAAAATATTGAAAATGGCGATCCAATGGCTGTCTATAAGAAAATGGAAGAGACCGATATGTTCCTAGGTATCACCATAAATAATATAAGAGTAGCTCTAAACTGTTTTATACTTGGTATTCTTTTGGGAATTGGAACGATCTACATGTTAATGCAAAACTTTATTATGTTAGGCTCGTTTCAATACTTTTTCTACGAAAAAGGACTTCTTTGGGAGAGTGCTCGAACTATTTGGATACACGGGACTATTGAGATTTCTGTTATTATTATAGCAGGATGTGCAGGATTAGTGGTTGGTAATTCGATTTTATTTCCAAAAACCTATACCAGGTTAACCTCTTTTGTAAGAGGTATTAAAGCAGGATTAAAAATTGTAATTAGCACGGTCCCCTTTTTTATTATTGCAGGTTTTTTAGAAGGTTTTGTAACTCGACATACCGAAATGCCAGATTGGTTGGCGATTTTTATTATTGCTTCATCTTTATCATTAATTTTATTCTATTACGTAATATACCCAAGACAATTATATAAAAAATCAATTTCTACAGATGAATAA
- a CDS encoding DUF2141 domain-containing protein, giving the protein MKTLVLFLAMTAINFVTHAQDTKGITITVTVPNVSSSDGAVLFGLYDEATFMKAAPIKSTKGEIKNGIAKITFTNVPAGEYGISCVHDANNNQRMDFEENGMPKESYGVSNNNMSYGPPMWSDAKFEVGNEDLELEIRF; this is encoded by the coding sequence ATGAAAACTCTAGTATTATTTTTAGCAATGACAGCCATAAACTTTGTAACTCATGCACAAGATACCAAAGGTATTACTATCACAGTAACGGTACCTAATGTATCTAGTTCTGATGGTGCTGTTCTTTTTGGATTATATGATGAAGCTACCTTTATGAAAGCTGCTCCTATTAAATCAACAAAAGGAGAAATAAAAAATGGTATCGCTAAAATAACTTTTACAAATGTTCCTGCAGGCGAATATGGAATCTCTTGTGTACACGACGCTAATAACAATCAAAGAATGGATTTTGAAGAAAACGGAATGCCTAAAGAAAGTTATGGAGTATCTAATAATAATATGAGCTACGGACCACCAATGTGGAGTGATGCAAAATTTGAAGTAGGTAATGAAGATCTAGAATTAGAAATTAGATTCTAA
- a CDS encoding TIGR00266 family protein, whose product MTAHEIDYAIYGEEMQYVEIELDPQEGVIAEAGSFMMMEDGIKMDTIFGDGSQKDEGFMGKIFGAGKRLLTGESLFMTAFYNEVVGKKKVSFASPYPGKIIPIDLTEYGGKFVCQKDAFLCAAKGVSVGIEFSRKLGRGLFGGEGFIMQKLEGDGMAFVHAGGTTARKELQIGETLKIDTGCIIGFSKGVNYDIEMVKGIKNTIFGGEGLFFANLTGPGVVYIQSLPFSRLANRVLALAPRGGGKSRGEGSILGGLGDLLDGDNNF is encoded by the coding sequence ATGACAGCACACGAAATTGACTACGCTATCTATGGAGAAGAAATGCAATATGTGGAAATAGAATTAGATCCTCAAGAAGGAGTGATTGCAGAGGCAGGTAGTTTTATGATGATGGAAGATGGTATCAAAATGGATACTATTTTTGGAGATGGTTCCCAAAAAGATGAAGGGTTTATGGGAAAGATTTTTGGAGCAGGAAAACGGTTGCTTACTGGAGAAAGTCTTTTTATGACTGCTTTTTATAATGAAGTTGTTGGAAAGAAGAAAGTGAGTTTTGCTTCGCCATACCCAGGAAAAATTATTCCTATAGACCTTACAGAATATGGCGGTAAGTTTGTTTGTCAGAAAGATGCATTTCTTTGTGCAGCTAAGGGAGTTTCTGTTGGGATCGAATTTTCAAGAAAATTAGGAAGAGGCTTATTTGGAGGAGAAGGGTTTATTATGCAAAAGTTAGAAGGAGATGGAATGGCTTTTGTACACGCAGGAGGAACTACTGCTAGAAAAGAATTACAAATAGGAGAAACATTGAAAATAGACACTGGCTGTATTATAGGTTTTTCTAAAGGCGTTAATTACGATATAGAAATGGTAAAGGGTATTAAGAATACGATTTTTGGAGGCGAAGGATTGTTTTTTGCAAACTTAACTGGTCCAGGAGTGGTTTATATACAATCTTTACCATTTAGTAGGTTAGCAAATAGAGTGTTAGCATTAGCTCCTAGAGGAGGAGGTAAAAGTAGAGGAGAAGGTAGTATTTTAGGTGGTTTAGGTGATCTTTTAGATGGCGATAATAATTTTTAG
- a CDS encoding LysR family transcriptional regulator, translating into MTITQLRYVLAVAEHQNFTKAAEKTFVTQPTLSMQIQKLEEELAILIFDRSKKPIELTEVGKKLVQQARNIVNESERIQDIVDQQKGFIGGEFKLGVIPTVMPTLLPMFLHNFIKKYPKVKLKIEELTTEAIMERLQDGHLDAAIAATPLQNESIKERVLYYEPFVGYIPPSHRLNKKNKIDISDLDIDDMLLLEDGHCFRDGIVNLCKTQKSYDEDHFQLESGSFETLVKLSNEGLGMTLLPYLHTLDINEKEKGNLHFFNEPSPAREVSLIFHKSELKMQIIEALHNTIAGVVKGAITFQNVQIISPISKIKSD; encoded by the coding sequence ATGACCATTACACAGCTACGATATGTATTAGCAGTTGCTGAGCATCAAAATTTCACAAAGGCAGCAGAAAAAACATTTGTTACTCAACCTACATTGAGTATGCAAATTCAAAAATTAGAAGAAGAATTAGCTATCCTAATATTTGACCGAAGTAAAAAACCAATCGAGCTTACAGAAGTGGGTAAAAAACTAGTACAACAAGCTAGAAATATAGTTAATGAAAGTGAGCGAATACAAGATATAGTTGATCAACAAAAAGGGTTTATTGGCGGAGAATTTAAATTAGGAGTTATACCAACGGTAATGCCTACTTTATTACCTATGTTCTTACATAATTTCATAAAAAAATACCCAAAAGTAAAACTAAAGATTGAAGAACTAACAACTGAGGCTATTATGGAGCGCTTGCAAGATGGACATCTTGATGCTGCAATTGCCGCTACTCCTTTACAGAATGAAAGTATTAAGGAGCGTGTATTGTATTATGAACCTTTTGTTGGCTATATACCTCCTAGTCATCGATTAAATAAAAAAAATAAAATAGATATATCTGATTTAGATATAGATGATATGTTATTATTAGAAGATGGACATTGTTTTAGAGATGGGATTGTTAACCTATGCAAAACTCAAAAGAGTTACGATGAAGATCATTTTCAACTAGAAAGTGGAAGTTTCGAAACACTAGTTAAACTATCCAATGAGGGATTAGGAATGACACTACTACCTTATCTTCACACATTGGATATTAACGAAAAAGAAAAAGGAAATCTACATTTCTTTAATGAACCATCACCTGCTAGAGAAGTAAGTCTTATTTTTCACAAGAGTGAATTAAAAATGCAAATTATAGAAGCATTACATAACACAATAGCTGGAGTAGTAAAAGGAGCTATTACTTTTCAAAATGTTCAGATTATAAGTCCGATATCAAAAATAAAAAGCGACTAA
- a CDS encoding RDD family protein: MDNFQIETAQNVSIQQNTAGIGERILAYLVDLLIIIAYFIVVILIVAALDLGMADEWAFWMVVGLPPFLYFLLWETFWDGRTPGKATMKIRVVRLDGSRPAFSGYLIRWLLRLIDITLASGGIAVVAILFKGTGQRLGDMAAGTTVISEKQKVRFNQTILVDIPDDYKPVYPQVTVFDDSEMRKIKGIYQDAKRNGNHNVILQLSNKVSSIMQITPQEKPIQFLSKVLEDYNYYTQK; this comes from the coding sequence ATGGATAATTTTCAAATAGAAACAGCTCAAAATGTGAGTATACAGCAAAATACTGCTGGAATAGGGGAACGAATCTTGGCATATTTAGTAGACTTGTTGATAATCATCGCCTATTTTATTGTTGTAATCTTAATTGTAGCTGCTTTGGATTTAGGAATGGCGGATGAGTGGGCATTCTGGATGGTAGTAGGTTTACCTCCTTTTCTTTACTTTTTATTATGGGAAACTTTTTGGGATGGTAGAACTCCCGGAAAAGCAACTATGAAGATACGTGTTGTTCGATTAGATGGATCTAGACCTGCCTTTTCAGGGTATTTAATAAGATGGTTACTTAGGTTGATTGATATCACACTAGCGTCAGGAGGAATTGCGGTAGTTGCAATATTATTTAAGGGAACTGGCCAAAGACTAGGAGATATGGCAGCAGGAACAACAGTGATTAGTGAAAAACAAAAAGTAAGATTCAATCAAACTATTTTAGTCGATATTCCAGATGATTATAAACCCGTTTATCCTCAAGTGACGGTGTTTGACGATAGTGAGATGCGTAAAATTAAAGGTATCTACCAGGATGCAAAAAGAAATGGAAATCATAATGTTATTTTGCAACTATCTAACAAAGTAAGTAGTATTATGCAGATCACTCCACAAGAAAAACCAATACAGTTTCTATCTAAAGTATTAGAAGATTATAATTATTATACACAGAAATAG
- a CDS encoding MoxR family ATPase: MENEELQNDAQKAPDNTTPSEATQESTIPTEKTSENISFENRIDLSELQQAVERLKSELAKVIIGQQDFIELLIVSLLSNGHVLIEGVPGIAKTVTAKLFAKTLETNFNRIQFTPDLMPSDVLGTSVLNMKTSDFEFKKGPIFSNMVLIDEINRAPAKTQAALFEVMEERQVTIDGIRYVMEPPFMVLATQNPIEQEGTYALPEAQLDRFLFKIKVDYPSLEEEVNILKTHHERKTLKPLELVNSVMTPEKLVEYKKKTQEVIIEEKIIGYIAEIVTKTRTHPHLYLGGSPRASIAVMNASKAFAAINGRDFVTPEDIKKSLYPVLRHRIILSPEREMEGMTTEDVIEMIIQSVEIPR, translated from the coding sequence ATGGAAAACGAAGAGTTACAAAATGATGCTCAAAAAGCTCCCGATAACACTACTCCTTCTGAGGCTACTCAAGAAAGTACTATTCCTACAGAAAAAACTTCAGAAAATATAAGTTTTGAGAATCGTATTGATCTTAGCGAATTACAACAAGCAGTAGAAAGACTAAAATCAGAACTAGCTAAAGTTATTATCGGACAGCAGGATTTTATTGAATTACTAATTGTATCTCTATTATCCAATGGGCACGTTCTTATAGAAGGGGTACCTGGAATTGCAAAAACAGTAACAGCTAAGTTGTTTGCAAAAACCTTAGAAACTAACTTTAATAGAATTCAATTTACTCCAGATTTAATGCCAAGTGATGTATTAGGGACTTCTGTTTTAAACATGAAAACTAGTGATTTCGAATTCAAAAAAGGACCAATATTTTCTAACATGGTTTTAATTGATGAGATCAACCGTGCTCCAGCAAAAACTCAGGCAGCTCTATTTGAAGTAATGGAAGAACGACAAGTTACTATAGATGGTATCAGATATGTAATGGAACCTCCCTTTATGGTACTAGCAACACAGAATCCAATCGAGCAAGAAGGAACGTATGCTTTACCAGAAGCGCAACTAGATCGTTTTTTGTTTAAAATCAAAGTGGATTATCCATCGTTAGAGGAAGAAGTAAATATTCTAAAAACGCATCATGAAAGAAAAACATTAAAGCCATTAGAACTAGTAAACTCCGTAATGACGCCTGAAAAACTTGTAGAATACAAGAAAAAAACTCAAGAAGTTATTATCGAAGAAAAAATTATAGGATATATCGCAGAAATTGTTACCAAGACTAGAACACATCCTCATCTATACCTTGGAGGTTCGCCACGTGCTTCTATAGCGGTAATGAATGCTTCAAAAGCTTTTGCAGCTATTAATGGTAGAGATTTTGTAACTCCAGAGGATATTAAAAAATCATTATATCCAGTTTTACGACACCGTATTATTTTATCTCCAGAACGTGAAATGGAGGGAATGACTACAGAAGATGTTATTGAAATGATTATCCAATCTGTAGAAATACCTCGTTAA
- a CDS encoding 1-acyl-sn-glycerol-3-phosphate acyltransferase: MGLFKRNPFGHILFLKKWLIRIMGSMTHRRYRGFNELQIEGSEIFKELPDNNVLFVSNHQTYFADVVAMFHVFNASLSGRTDSIKNIGYLWKPKLNLYYVAAKETMNAGLLARILAYAGAITVERTWREKGQDVNRQVKMSDITNIKRALEDGWVITFPQGTTKPFKPIRKGTAHIIRQYKPIVIPIVIDGFRRSFDKKGIRIKKRGILQSMVIKEPLQFDYENDTVDDIVSKLEFAIEQHSSFLKVIPQEELDAEEELNKKRQWEY, from the coding sequence ATGGGATTATTTAAAAGAAATCCTTTTGGACATATATTATTCCTGAAAAAATGGCTTATTAGAATTATGGGATCTATGACGCATCGTCGTTATAGAGGCTTTAATGAGTTACAAATAGAAGGAAGTGAAATTTTTAAAGAACTTCCTGATAATAATGTATTATTTGTTTCTAATCATCAGACTTATTTCGCTGATGTGGTTGCCATGTTTCATGTTTTTAATGCCAGTTTAAGTGGTCGTACAGATTCAATTAAAAACATTGGATATTTATGGAAACCTAAACTTAATCTTTATTATGTAGCCGCTAAAGAAACCATGAATGCCGGTTTACTTGCAAGGATATTAGCATATGCAGGCGCAATTACTGTAGAAAGAACTTGGAGAGAAAAAGGTCAGGATGTCAATCGCCAGGTAAAGATGAGTGATATTACTAATATCAAAAGAGCCCTAGAAGATGGGTGGGTGATTACATTTCCGCAGGGAACTACTAAACCATTTAAACCAATTCGTAAAGGGACTGCGCATATTATTAGACAATATAAGCCAATAGTAATTCCAATAGTAATTGATGGTTTTAGAAGATCATTTGATAAAAAAGGTATTAGAATCAAAAAAAGAGGAATTCTTCAGTCAATGGTTATTAAAGAACCACTACAATTTGATTATGAAAATGATACTGTAGATGATATCGTTAGTAAATTGGAATTTGCTATTGAACAACATTCTTCTTTTCTTAAAGTAATTCCTCAGGAAGAGTTAGATGCAGAAGAAGAATTGAACAAGAAAAGACAATGGGAATATTAA
- a CDS encoding DUF58 domain-containing protein: MKFYKSLYLSPRVFYILAILSVLFLVSYWFQALYPIAWLLLWGLVVTFLFDIVILFNTKKGIEAIRLLPEKFSNSDLNVIPIRIKSNYTFTTFAEIIDEIPVQFQKRDFLKTGIIHPKSTFDFEYSLRPVKRGEYIFGHLHVYTMTKINLVKKRYSFDKSAMVKVYPSFIQMKKYDFLAIDNKLTQFGLKKIRRIGHTMEFEQIKEYVIGDDVRTINWKATAKHGNLMINQFQDEKSQPIYSIIDESRVMKMPFKELSLLDYAVNSTLAFSNIALKKNDKVGMLTFSNSVNNFLPASRKKTYINNVSETLYNVKTQFLDSDFGLLYTHVKRQINHRSLLLLYTNFEHISALKRQLPYLQALAKKHLLVVIFFENTELHQLTHQNAEDLQAIYDQTIAQQFAYDKKIMVKELQRHGIQTVLTSPEDLTVNTINKYLEIKARGLL, encoded by the coding sequence ATCAAATTTTATAAATCTCTATACCTAAGCCCACGCGTATTTTATATACTCGCTATCTTATCTGTGCTATTTTTAGTATCCTATTGGTTCCAAGCACTATATCCGATAGCCTGGTTATTATTATGGGGATTAGTAGTTACCTTTTTATTTGATATTGTTATTTTATTTAATACAAAAAAAGGTATTGAAGCTATTAGATTGTTACCAGAAAAATTTTCTAATAGTGATCTTAATGTAATTCCTATAAGAATTAAAAGCAACTATACATTTACAACCTTCGCAGAAATAATAGATGAAATCCCAGTCCAGTTTCAAAAACGTGATTTTCTAAAAACTGGAATAATACATCCAAAATCAACTTTTGATTTTGAATATTCATTAAGACCTGTAAAAAGAGGAGAATATATTTTTGGTCACCTACACGTGTATACTATGACCAAAATCAATTTGGTCAAGAAAAGATATAGTTTTGATAAATCAGCTATGGTAAAGGTATATCCATCCTTTATCCAAATGAAGAAATATGACTTTTTAGCTATTGATAATAAATTAACTCAATTTGGGCTTAAAAAAATAAGACGTATTGGCCATACAATGGAGTTTGAACAGATTAAAGAATACGTGATTGGTGATGATGTACGAACAATCAACTGGAAGGCAACTGCCAAACATGGAAATCTAATGATCAATCAATTTCAGGATGAAAAATCACAACCAATATATTCTATAATTGATGAAAGTCGTGTAATGAAAATGCCATTTAAGGAGTTAAGTTTATTAGATTATGCTGTAAATAGCACATTAGCTTTTTCTAATATCGCTCTCAAAAAGAATGATAAAGTAGGAATGCTTACTTTCTCTAATTCTGTCAATAATTTTTTACCTGCCAGCAGAAAGAAAACCTACATAAATAATGTATCAGAAACATTATACAACGTTAAAACCCAGTTTTTAGATTCGGATTTTGGATTGTTATACACCCATGTAAAAAGACAAATTAATCATCGTAGCTTACTTTTATTATACACTAACTTTGAGCATATCTCTGCGTTAAAAAGACAACTTCCTTATTTACAAGCATTAGCTAAGAAACATTTATTAGTAGTTATATTCTTTGAGAACACAGAATTACATCAATTGACACATCAGAATGCAGAAGATCTCCAAGCTATCTATGATCAAACTATTGCACAACAATTTGCCTACGATAAAAAAATCATGGTAAAAGAGCTACAAAGACATGGTATACAAACGGTTCTAACATCCCCAGAAGACTTAACGGTAAACACCATCAATAAATATTTAGAAATAAAAGCTAGAGGGCTTTTATAA
- a CDS encoding CoA pyrophosphatase translates to MTFETFKKLIPKIQKMSVPGESSHFIMAPEIRKQELYKIKIAEKNPRNAAVMMLFYPKGNITHLALILRPTYEGVHSGQVALPGGKVEQFDKNYEEAALRETREEIGVNSDLIEVLKQLTKVYIPPSNFWVHPFLGVSNGLPNFVKQEEEVAEIIEVPLSQLLDESNVIAKKLSTSYAENIEVPSFELNGYVVWGATAMMLSELKIFIKSALEV, encoded by the coding sequence ATGACATTCGAAACATTTAAAAAATTAATTCCAAAAATACAGAAAATGTCGGTGCCTGGAGAATCTTCTCATTTTATTATGGCTCCAGAAATAAGAAAACAGGAGCTTTATAAAATTAAGATAGCGGAGAAGAATCCCAGAAATGCAGCTGTTATGATGCTTTTTTATCCTAAGGGAAATATTACACATTTAGCATTAATTTTACGCCCAACGTATGAAGGAGTGCATTCCGGACAGGTAGCATTACCTGGTGGCAAGGTGGAGCAATTCGATAAGAACTATGAAGAAGCTGCATTACGTGAAACTAGAGAAGAAATAGGCGTGAATTCTGATTTAATCGAAGTATTGAAACAATTAACAAAAGTGTACATACCTCCATCTAATTTTTGGGTACATCCGTTCTTAGGAGTTTCCAATGGATTACCAAATTTCGTAAAACAAGAAGAAGAAGTAGCTGAGATAATAGAAGTACCTTTATCCCAATTGTTAGATGAAAGCAATGTAATTGCTAAAAAATTATCTACTTCTTATGCAGAAAATATTGAAGTACCTTCCTTTGAATTAAATGGTTACGTTGTTTGGGGAGCAACAGCAATGATGCTTAGTGAACTTAAAATCTTTATAAAATCTGCGTTAGAGGTATGA